A genomic region of Aspergillus oryzae RIB40 DNA, chromosome 1 contains the following coding sequences:
- a CDS encoding DNA-directed RNA polymerase III core subunit RET1 (RNA polymerase III, second largest subunit) has translation MPPRRKPQAPAARSADSNQADEHPHVPYRHRDPFDALLEPFYYNKSLTDPINTAKDKWNLLPAFLKVKGLVKQHIDSYNYLVEVQLKKIVESSSIIRSDIDHNFYIKFTDIYLGAPRRADEQQDVGPGFTGSTVSPHECRLRDTTYAAPIQVDFEYIRGRQRVKKTGCSIGRMPVMLRSSKCVLSDKTPAEMTVLDECPLDPGGYFIVNGTEKVILVQEQLSKNRIIVETDPKKEIVQASVTSSSNERKSKSYIVLKKDKLYVKHNVLSEDIPIVILLKAMGIHTDKEMLLLVAGIDKVYQEDFAINFEEAIKLGIYTQQQALDWIGSRIKINRGKQNNYRRTHVQEAVEAIASVIISHIEVKDMNFRPKAVYVAHMARRVLMAKNDPSLVDDRDYLGNKRLELAGQLLALLFEDLFKKFCFDIKMNVDKVLNKRNRAEAFDAWTVMSMHSNHITQGMNRAISTGNWSLKRFRMERAGVTHVLSRLSYIAALGMMTRISSQFEKTRKVSGPRALQPSQFGMLCLADTPEGEACGLVKNLALMTHITTNDEEGPIRNLIFMLGAEDISTLGGKELYGPGCYTISINGTPMALTRRPKSFLNAFRRLRRMGRISEFVSIYINHHQRAVHVATDDGRICRPLIVVENGKNRVRSHHLKKLREGTMSFDDFLAQGLVEYLDVNEENDSLIAIYEKDITEATTHLEIEPFTVLGAVAGLIPYPHHNQSPRNTYQCAMGKQAIGAIASNQFLRIDSILYLMVYPQKPMVKSRTIELTKYDQLPAGHNAMVAVMSYSGYDIEDALVLNKGSVDRGFGRCQVFKKSVANLKSYSNGTKDILMPPEYDNDAPIRKHALLESDGLAAVGEQVNAGEVYINKSTPDQSLASGFPGSDMGRPVKYTPTPMTYKLHDPAYIDQVLVSTTENENQLIKVLTRQTRRPEVGDKFSSRHGQKGVVGIIADQADMPFTDQGINPDIIMNPHGFPSRMTVGKMLELVAGKAGVLAGQHGYGTCFGGSPVEEMSQILIDKGFSYGGKDYLTSGITGEALPFYVFTGPIYYQKLKHMVQDKMHSRARGPRAILTRQPTEGRSRDGGLRLGEMERDCLIAYGTSQLLLERLMISSDRHEIDVCEQCGFMGYLNWCQRCKSSRSVVKMAIPYAAKLLIQELMSMNVTARLKLEDEFPETRGR, from the exons ATGCCTCCTCGTAGGAAGCCACAAGCTCCTGCCGCGCGATCTGCAGAC AGTAACCAGGCCGATGAACACCCGCATGTACCATATCGCCACCGCGATCCTTTCGATGCGCTCCTAGAGCCCTTCTATTACAACAAGTCTTTGACTGATCCAATCAACACGGCCAAGGATAAATGGAATTTATTACCCGCGTTCTTGAAAGTGAAGGGGTTGGTCAAGCAGCACATTGACTCATACAACTACCTCGTGGAAGTacagttgaagaagatcgttgAATCAAGTTCTATCATCCGTAGCGATATAGACCACAACTTCTACATTAAATTTACCGACATTTATCTTGGGGCTCCACGACGTGCAGACGAACAGCAAGATGTTGGCCCAGGATTCACAGGGTCGACCGTAAGTCCGCATGAATGCCGACTTCGTGATACCACATACGCGGCTCCGATTCAAGTTGATTTCGAATATATACGTGGTCGTCAGCGTGTGAAGAAGACAGGCTGTTCCATTGGCCGAATGCCGGTCATGCTTCGTAGCTCGAAGTGTGTTCTGTCCGATAAGACCCCGGCAGAGATGACTGTGTTGGATGAATGTCCTTTGGATCCTGGCGGTTACTTTATTGTGAACGGTACAGAGAAGGTTATTCTAGTCCAAGAACAGTTGAGCAAGAACAGAATTATCGTTGAAACGGACccgaagaaggaaatcgTGCAGGCGTCCGTTACTAG TTCCTCCAACGAGCGCAAATCTAAGAGTTATATCGTTCtcaagaaggacaagctTTACGTGAAACATAACGTGCTTAGCGAGGATATCCCTATCGTCATTTTGCTGAAAGCAATGGGCATCCATACCGACAAGGAGATGCTCCTTCTTGTTGCTGGTATCGATAAAGTGTACCAGGAAGACTTTGCGATTAATTTCGAGGAGGCCATTAAGCTCGGCATCTACACACAGCAACAAGCtttggattggattggcTCTCGAATTAAGATCAACCGCGGCAAACAAAACAATTATCGCCGGACCCATGTGCAAGAAGCTGTTGAAGCCATTGCATCTGTTATAATATCCCACATAGAAGTCAAAGACATGAACTTTCGACCAAAGGCCGTCTATGTTGCTCACATGGCGCGTCGTGTTCTTATGGCTAAGAACGATCCTTCCCTGGTGGATGACCGGGACTACCTCGGTAACAAGAGATTGGAATTGGCTGGTCAGCTACTGGCTCTCCTTTTCGAGGATCTCTTCAAGAAGTTCTGCTTCGATATCAAAATGAATGTTGACAAGGTCTTGAATAAACGCAACAGAGCTGAGGCTTTTGATGCCTGGACTGTTATGAGCATGCACAGCAACCATATCACCCAAGGTATGAATCGTGCTATCTCAACGGGTAACTGGAGCTTGAAGCGTTTCCGTATGGAGCGTGCTGGTGTTACTCATGTGCTCAGTCGACTGAGCTATATCGCGGCACTGGGTATGATGACTCGTATTAGCAGTCAGTTCGAGAAAACCCGAAAGGTCAGCGGTCCCAGAGCTCTACAGCCATCTCAATTTGGCATGCTGTGTCTCGCAGATACACCAGAAGGTGAAGCTTGTGGTCTTGTGAAGAACTTGGCGCTTATGACCCATATCACGACTAATGACGAAGAGGGCCCGATAAGAAATCTGATCTTCATGCTAGGCGCAGAAGATATCTCCACTCTTGGCGGAAAGGAACTTTACGGCCCTGGTTGCtacaccatctccatcaacgGAACACCAATGGCACTGACGCGTCGTCCGAAGTCTTTCCTTAACGCTTTCCGGAGATTGCGTCGAATGGGCAGAATCTCCGAGTTCgtcagtatatatattaatcaTCACCAGCGTGCTGTACACGTCGCTACCGATGATGGACGAATTTGTCGCCCGCTTATTGTTGTCGAGAACGGAAAGAATAGGGTTAGATCGCATCACCTGAAGAAATTGCGCGAGGGAACCATGTCGTTCGATGACTTCCTTGCTCAAGGCTTAGTCGAGTATCTGGATGTCAACGAAGAGAACGACTCGTTGATCGCAATCTATGAAAAGGATATCACTGAGGCCACGACTCACCTGGAAATTGAGCCCTTCACCGTTCTTGGTGCTGTCGCCGGCCTGATCCCTTACCCTCACCACAATCAGTCACCACGTAACACTTACCAATGTGCTATGGGTAAACAAGCTATTGGCGCAATCGCATCGAATCAATTCCTTCGCATTGATTCGATCCTCTATCTCATGGTGTACCCTCAAAAGCCTATGGTCAAGTCCCGCACTATTGAGCTGACGAAATACGATCAACTACCAGCCGGTCACAATGCCATGGTCGCAGTAATGAGTTACTCCGGCtatgatattgaggatgcTTTGGTTCTGAACAAGGGGTCTGTCGACCGTGGTTTTGGGCGTTGTCAGGTGTTCAAGAAGTCCGTTGCCAACTTGAAGAGTTATTCCAACGGGACGAAGGACATTTTGATGCCACCGGAGTACGACAATGACGCCCCCATACGGAAACATGCTCTTCTTGAGAGCGATGGTTTAGCTGCAGTTGGTGAGCAGGTCAATGCTGGTGAAGTCTACATTAACAAGTCTACTCCTGATCAGTCTCTCGCCTCTGGGTTTCCTGGCTCTGATATGGGTCGGCCAGTCAAATACACACCTACACCTATGACATATAAGTTACACGACCCTGCGTATATTGACCAAGTCCTGGTCTCCACCACAGAGAACGAAAATCAACTCATCAAGGTGCTTACCCGCCAAACCCGTCGACCCGAGGTGGGTGACAAGTTCTCTTCTCGTCACGGACAAAAGGGTGTCGTGGGTATCATTGCCGACCAGGCCGACATGCCTTTCACAGATCAAGGAATCAATCCTGACATTATCATGAACCCTCACGGTTTCCCCTCTCGAATGACTGTCGGGAAAATGTTGGAGCTCGTCGCCGGAAAGGCCGGCGTCCTAGCGGGCCAGCACGGGTACGGAACTTGTTTCGGTGGCAGTCCCGTCGAGGAAATGTCTCAAATTCTTATCGACAAGGGATTCAGCTATGGTGGTAAAGACTACCTAACCTCGGGAATCACCGGCGAGGCCCTACCATTCTACGTCTTCACCGGTCCTATCTACTAccagaagctcaagcacATGGTTCAAGATAAGATGCATTCTCGTGCCCGTGGTCCTCGAGCTATACTTACTCGTCAGCCAACAGAGGGTCGTTCCCGTGACGGTGGTCTCCGTCTAGGTGAGATGGAACGTGACTGTCTGATTGCCTACGGAACCAgtcagcttctccttgagcGACTGATGATCTCGTCAGATCGTCATGAGATCGATGTATGCGAGCAGTGCGGCTTCATGGGCTACTTGAACTGGTGTCAGCGCTGCAAATCCTCGCGGAGTGTGGTCAAGATGGCCATCCCGTACGCAGCCAAGCTTCTTATTCAGGAGCTGATGAGTATGAATGTTACGGCAAGGTTGAAGCTTGAGGATGAGTTCCCGGAAACAAGGGGAAGGTAA
- a CDS encoding putative MFS sugar transporter (predicted transporter (major facilitator superfamily)): protein MGLPRKLPPYVVASMLCSCGGLLFGMDTGIIGPVTTMDSYVSQFGSQSATVHGLIVSSILIPAAVSSFFAGFLADKLGRSKGISIGALIFALGAALEAAAVHIAMFIVGRCVEGIGEGLYLGTLVVYICEISPTSVRGVLTTGPQLLITLGLVVGFFTCYGTARIESSFSWRTPFLILACLAVTFSVVSWLWLPPSPRWLRIHGRETEATAAWDRLGVTHAEREKMEVEEDRETNMQRRAAPETGNASTVERIASGPRPQIQSVKDKLFDIFSKDVRTRTALAVFLMGMQQLSGIDGVLYYAPLLFQQAGLASTDASFFASGVSALVIFGVTIPALIWADRWGRRHSTIYGGIGLSITMFLMGALYAGNAVHSSTGAGRWVVIVSIYIFAVIYSLSWAVGIKIYAAEIQPQRTRASATSLAHGSNWTANFLVALTTPILLSRSSFGAYFLFGGCTLITALICAIFMPETKGRSLDEIEEAFKSKSLGSQSFVKIIRPITRQTS, encoded by the exons ATGGGCCTGCCTCGTAAGCTTCCACCCTATGTGGTCGCTAGTATGCTGTGTTCCTGCGGCGGGCTGTTATTTGG GATGGACACTGGCATTATTGGACCTGTGACTACTATGGACAGCTATGTTTCACAATTCGGTAGCCAATCTGCAACCGTGCATGGGTTGATAGTATCGTCTATTTTGATTCCAGCAGCTGTTTCGTCCTTTTTTGCTGGCTTTCTTGCAGATAAATTGGGTAGGTCAAAGGGTATCAGTATTGGTGCTTTGATATTTGCTCTCGGAGCTGCACTCGAGGCCGCCGCCGTCCATATCGCTATGTTTATCGTTGGAAGATGTGTTGAAGGAATAGGCGAGGGTCTCTACCTGGGCACGCTGGTCGT CTACATTTGCGAGATATCACCAACTAGCGTACGAGGAGTGCTGACTACTGGCCCTCAGTTGTTGATTACACTGGGATTGGTGGTTGGATTCTTTACCTGCTACGGGACTGCTCGTATCGAGTCTTCGTTCTCATGGCGGACACCATTTTTGATACTGGCGTGTCTAGCGGTCACATTTTCGGTGGTTTCATGGCTCTGGCTTCCCCCGTCACCGAGGTGGTTGAGGATCCATGGTCGTGAAACAGAAGCAACAGCAGCGTGGGATCGTCTGGGAGTCACCCATGCAGAACGTGAAAAgatggaggtggaagaggatcGCGAGACTAACATGCAACGAAGAGCAGCCCCAGAGACTGGCAATGCATCTACCGTGGAACGGATTGCATCCGGCCCACGGCCCCAAATTCAGTCCGTTAAAGACAAACTTTTCGATATCTTTTCAAAAGATGTCCGTACACGAACAGCACTTGCCGTATTCTTAATGGGAATGCAGCAACTTAGTGGAATTGATGGCGTACTCTAC TACGCTCCTCTACTTTTTCAACAGGCTGGACTTGCCTCCACGGATGCCAGCTTTTTTGCTTCAGGTGTCTCTGCTCTTGTTATCTTTGGTGTAACAATCCCTGCCCTTATATGGGCTGACAGGTGGGGTCGCCGGCACAGCACTATATATGGTGGTATTGGACTTAGCATAACAATGTTCTTGATGGGAGCCTTGTACGCAGGAAATGCTGTGCATAGCTCAACCGGCGCAGGCAGATGGGTTGTAATTGTTTCCATTTACATTTTCGCAGTCATTTACTCCCTTAGCTGGGCAGTTGGAATCAAGATTTACGCCGCGGAAATCCAACCGCAACGAACGCGAGCCTCAGCAACGAGCTTAGCACATGGAAGCAACTGGACGGCTAACTTCCTCGTGGCTCTTACGACCCCCATCCTGCTGTCTCGCAGTAGCTTTGGTGCATACTTCCTCTTCGGGGGATGCACACTGATAACTGCTCTGATCTGTGCAATCTTCATGCCAGAAACTAAGGGCAGGTccctggatgagattgaggaggCCTTCAAATCCAAGTCCCTAGGATCACAGTCCTTTGTCAAAATCATCCGCCCAATTACCCGACAAACTTCATGA